A DNA window from Zingiber officinale cultivar Zhangliang chromosome 3A, Zo_v1.1, whole genome shotgun sequence contains the following coding sequences:
- the LOC122051614 gene encoding 14-3-3-like protein GF14 omicron — protein MVDLASVSRSRWADLVIRRVHREKPLVEQHGRVVFSCTDMVEVMKKAVKFDVELTVEEQNLLSMGYKNLIGACRAAWKVFNLMAQKEKAKGNEQHAKMIKEYRLKVESELSDICSDVMTVIDAHLIPSSTTAESLVFYNNKM, from the coding sequence GTCACGATGGGCTGACCTAGTGATTCGACGAGTTCATCGAGAAAAACCACTAGTAGAACAACACGGGCGGGTGGTGTTTTCTTGCACAGATATGGTGGAGGTGATGAAGAAGGCGGTGAAGTTCGATGTCGAGCTCACCGTGGAGGAGCAGAACCTGCTGTCGATGGGATACAAGAACCTGATTGGGGCGTGTCGAGCCGCGTGGAAGGTGTTCAACTTGATGGCGCAGAAGGAGAAAGCTAAGGGGAACGAGCAGCACGCGAAGATGATAAAGGAGTACAGGCTGAAGGTGGAGTCGGAGCTCTCTGACATCTGCAGCGACGTCATGACTGTGATTGACGCGCATCTCATTCCGTCTTCGACGACCGCAGAATCGTTGGTCTTCTACAACAACAAGATGTGA
- the LOC122050301 gene encoding G-type lectin S-receptor-like serine/threonine-protein kinase At2g19130 gives MQRSAWMENSKSWMPFWSEPKTKCSVYGVCGSFGSCNDFTSPFCNCVKGFRIKSQTDWDLGDRSQGCERMTALQCGGLNNNSASSEKDGFFEITNVRLPDSPNTLATAASREGCELACLSNCTCSAYSYNGSGCFVWHGGLLNLQEQYNEADAGSLYLRLSASELQTSERNKKKVAGWAIIGAIVLAILVSIVPATLIVVKKRESRRMIEKAKAMQSGLVSFSYSELQQATRKFSKKLGGGGFGSVFKGSLPGSIDIAVKKLEGLYQGEKQFRAEVSTLGAIQHVNLIRLIGFCSQGTKKLLVYEFMPSGSLADQLFRSNSNVLDWKTRYQIAIGTARGLAYLHEQCRDNIIHCDIKPENILLDDALVPKVADFGLAKLVSRNFSRVLTTIRGSRGYIAPEWILGMSITTKVDVYSYGMMLFEIISGKRNLMHTGESSFEFFPLVATNKLIIGDIKSLLDQRLEGKANSEEYEKACKIACWCIQDDENSRPTMSQIVQALEGNLDVSIPPVPRSLQVLNESWTKSINSSSSHQS, from the coding sequence ATGCAGCGATCGGCTTGGATGGAGAATTCGAAGTCATGGATGCCCTTCTGGTCTGAACCAAAAACCAAGTGCTCAGTTTATGGGGTATGTGGATCTTTTGGGAGCTGCAATGACTTCACTTCACCCTTCTGTAACTGTGTTAAGGGTTTCAGGATCAAGTCTCAGACAGATTGGGATTTGGGTGATAGAAGTCAGGGTTGTGAGAGGATGACTGCTTTACAATGCGGTGGTCTAAACAACAACTCTGCCAGTTCAGAGAAAGATGGCTTCTTTGAGATAACAAACGTTAGGCTACCTGATAGCCCCAACACTTTGGCCACAGCTGCAAGTAGGGAAGGCTGCGAGTTGGCTTGCTTGAGTAATTGCACTTGCAGTGCTTATTCTTACAATGGTAGTGGCTGCTTTGTTTGGCATGGAGGGTTGCTGAATCTGCAAGAACAATATAATGAAGCTGATGCAGGTAGTCTTTACCTACGCTTGTCTGCCTCGGAGTTGCAAACTTCTGAAAGAAACAAGAAGAAAGTGGCAGGTTGGGCTATCATCGGTGCCATTGTTCTGGCCATCTTAGTTTCTATCGTTCCTGCCACTTTGATTGTGGTTAAGAAGCGAGAAAGTAGGCGGATGATTGAGAAAGCAAAGGCTATGCAGAGTGGCCTCGTCTCGTTCTCATACAGTGAGCTGCAGCAAGCCACACGAAAGTTCTCAAAGAAGCTCGGGGGAGGGGGCTTTGGATCAGTGTTTAAAGGATCGTTGCCTGGCTCAATTGATATTGCTGTGAAGAAGCTTGAGGGCCTTTACCAAGGCGAGAAGCAGTTCCGAGCGGAGGTGAGCACACTAGGAGCCATTCAACATGTAAACCTCATTAGGCTAATCGGCTTTTGCTCTCAAGGGACCAAGAAGTTGTTGGTCTATGAGTTCATGCCAAGCGGTTCGTTAGCTGATCAGCTTTTTCGTAGCAACTCGAATGTCTTGGACTGGAAAACAAGATATCAAATTGCCATCGGAACTGCTAGAGGATTAGCCTATCTCCACGAGCAATGTAGGGACAACATCATACATTGTGACATAAAGCCAGAGAACATACTGTTGGACGATGCACTTGTTCCAAAAGTAGCTGATTTTGGTTTAGCAAAGCTCGTCAGTAGGAACTTTAGCAGAGTTCTCACAACCATTCGAGGAAGTAGAGGGTACATTGCCCCCGAATGGATTTTAGGTATGTCCAtcactacaaaagtagatgttTACAGCTACGGAATGATGTTATTCGAGATCATATCAGGAAAAAGAAACCTAATGCATACAGGAGAAAGTAGTTTCGAGTTCTTCCCCTTAGTCGCAACAAACAAACTCATAATTGGAGATATCAAAAGCTTGCTAGACCAAAGGCTAGAGGGTAAAGCCAACTCGGAAGAGTATGAAAAAGCTTGTAAAATTGCTTGCTGGTGCATTCAAGATGACGAGAACTCAAGGCCAACGATGAGTCAAATTGTTCAAGCTCTAGAGGGCAATTTAGATGTAAGCATTCCTCCTGTTCCAAGGTCACTTCAAGTCCTAAACGAGTCATGGACCAAGAGCATCAATTCCTCTAGTTCACATCAGAGCTAA